A stretch of the Danio rerio strain Tuebingen ecotype United States chromosome 18, GRCz12tu, whole genome shotgun sequence genome encodes the following:
- the dnaja2b gene encoding dnaJ homolog subfamily A member 2b (The RefSeq protein has 1 substitution compared to this genomic sequence) codes for MANVADTKLYDLLGVSPSASENELKKAYRKLAKEYHPDKNPNAGDKFKEISFAYEVLTNPEKKDLYDRYGEQGLREGGGGGAGMEDIFSHIFGGGLFGFMGGQSSKSRNGGRRRGEDMIHPLKVSLEDLYNGKTTKLQLSKNVLCSACNGQGGKTGAVQKCSTCRGRGMRIMIRQLAPGMVQQMQSVCTDCNGEGEVIHEKDRCKECDGRKVCKEVKVLEVHVDKGMKHGQKITFSGEADQSPNTEPGDIILVLQEKDHEEFRRDGNDLHIGHKIGLVEALCGFQFMLTHLDGRHLVIKYPPGKVVEPGSIRVVRGEGMPQYRNPFEKGDLFIKFDVQFPENGWISTEKLSELEDLLPSRTEVPVISADTEEVDLQDFDMSQGSSGGHRREAYNDSSDEEGGPHGPGVQCAHQ; via the exons ATGGCGAACGTCGCAGACACAAAACTCTACGACCTCCTCGGAGTATCTCCGTCAGCCTCCGAAAACGAGCTCAAAAAG GCATATCGGAAATTGGCAAAAGAATACCACCCTGATAAAAACCCCAATGCAGGTGACAAG TTTAAGGAGATCAGTTTTGCGTATGAGGTACTGACCAACCCGGAGAAGAAGGACTTGTATGATCGCTATGGGGAACAGGGTCTGCGTGAGGGTGGTGGTGGCGGAGCCGGAATGGAGGACATCTTCTCTCACATCTTTGGTGGAGGTCTGTTCGGCTTTATGGGCGGCCAGAGCAGCAAGAGCCGAAATGGTGGCCGACGGAGAGGAGAGGACATGATACATCCTCTGAA GGTGTCATTGGAGGACCTGTACAATGGAAAAACAACCAAACTACAACTAAGCAAGAACGTCCTCTGCAGCGCCTGCAATGG TCAGGGTGGAAAAACGGGCGCTGTGCAGAAGTGCAGCACATGTCGGGGCCGTGGCATGAGGATCATGATCAGACAGCTGGCTCCTGGCATGGTCCAGCAGATGCAGTCCGTCTGCACCGACTGCAATGGAGAGG GTGAGGTGATCCACGAGAAAGACCGCTGTAAAGAGTGTGACGGTCGTAAAGTGTGTAAAGAGGTGAAGGTCTTGGAGGTGCATGTGGATAAAGGAATGAAACATGGACAGAAGATCACGTTCAGCGGAGAAGCAGACCAGTCGCCTAATACAGAGCCTGGAGACATTATACTGGTGCTGCAGGAGAAAGATCATGAG GAATTTCGTCGTGATGGGAATGATCTGCACATTGGCCACAAGATTGGTCTGGTGGAGGCGCTGTGTGGTTTTCAGTTCATGCTTACACACCTCGACGGGCGGCACCTCGTCATCAAATATCCTCCTGGCAAAGTCATAGAGCCAG GTTCTATAAGGGTTGTGCGGGGGGAAGGAATGCCTCAGTACAGAAACCCGTTTGAGAAAGGAGATCTGTTCATCAAGTTTGACGTGCAGTTTCCTGAGAACGGCTGGATCAGCACGGAGAAACTATCG gagTTGGAGGATCTGCTGCCGTCTCGTACAGAAGTCCCTGTCATCTCAGCCGACACAGAGGAAGTGGATCTGCAGGACTTTGACATGAGTCAGGGGTCATCAGGTGGACACCGGCGCGAAGCGTACAACGACAGCTCCGACGAGGAAGGAGGTCCACATGGTCCTGGTGTTCAGTGCGCCCACCAGTAG